The proteins below are encoded in one region of Candidatus Methylomirabilota bacterium:
- a CDS encoding carboxylesterase, with translation MADLRETVEIETGRAPQAAVIWLHGLGADGHDFEPIVPELDLPPTVPVRFVFPHAPLRAVTVNAGMVMRAWYDVRDAGGERREDAAGVRASGERIEALIARERSRGVPAARIVLAGFSQGGAMALHTGLRHGERLAGILALSCFLPLADTLAAEASAANRDTPIFLAHGTHDPLIPLARARRAKAVLESLGYLVEWREYAMPHAVCAEEIADIAGWLRRVLTGPA, from the coding sequence GTGGCTGACCTGCGCGAGACCGTCGAGATCGAGACGGGCCGGGCGCCGCAAGCCGCCGTCATCTGGTTGCACGGCCTCGGCGCCGACGGTCACGACTTCGAGCCGATCGTACCCGAGCTCGACCTGCCCCCCACCGTGCCCGTCCGGTTCGTGTTCCCCCACGCGCCACTCCGCGCGGTGACGGTCAACGCCGGCATGGTCATGCGGGCCTGGTACGACGTGCGCGACGCCGGTGGCGAGCGGCGGGAGGACGCGGCAGGCGTGCGCGCCTCGGGCGAGCGGATCGAGGCGCTCATCGCCCGCGAGCGGTCGCGGGGGGTGCCGGCCGCCCGGATTGTGCTGGCCGGCTTCTCGCAGGGCGGGGCCATGGCGCTGCACACCGGGTTACGCCACGGCGAGCGTCTGGCCGGCATCCTGGCGCTATCCTGTTTCCTGCCTCTGGCCGACACGCTGGCCGCCGAGGCCAGCGCGGCCAACCGCGACACGCCGATCTTCCTGGCCCACGGTACCCACGACCCGCTGATCCCCCTCGCTCGCGCCCGGCGCGCGAAGGCGGTGCTCGAGAGCCTGGGCTATCTGGTGGAGTGGCGGGAGTACGCCATGCCCCACGCCGTGTGCGCCGAGGAGATCGCCGACATCGCGGGCTGGCTGCGCCGGGTCCTGACCGGGCCGGCGTGA
- a CDS encoding outer membrane beta-barrel protein, with the protein MPILLAGILAAGAVLLGGRPALAEPFLDLYGGAAQTESARVTAGQRDCDVGFFFAVCGPETEATRNADFDLSATFGVRGGYWIDPVPWLGVAGDLSTFEADAADVRFRIVPFSVLVMFRLPLLATDEIPRGRLQPYVGVGPSIAYYDTTVDFRPELARKLRFDSVELGLDVRAGLAWQFHPRVGVFTEYRFTYLPIDTDEDSDFGPIEERVDTKLNTHHILMGVSIRF; encoded by the coding sequence ATGCCCATCCTGCTCGCGGGTATCCTCGCCGCCGGTGCAGTGCTACTCGGCGGCCGTCCTGCCTTGGCCGAGCCCTTCCTCGACCTGTACGGCGGTGCGGCCCAGACGGAGTCGGCGCGGGTGACCGCGGGACAGCGTGACTGCGACGTGGGGTTCTTCTTCGCCGTCTGCGGCCCCGAGACGGAGGCGACCCGGAACGCGGACTTCGACCTGTCGGCCACCTTCGGCGTGCGGGGCGGCTACTGGATCGACCCGGTCCCCTGGCTCGGGGTTGCCGGGGACCTGTCGACCTTCGAGGCGGACGCCGCCGACGTGCGGTTCCGGATCGTGCCGTTCTCGGTGCTGGTGATGTTCCGACTGCCGCTCTTGGCCACCGACGAGATCCCCCGAGGACGGCTGCAGCCGTACGTCGGTGTGGGGCCGTCGATCGCCTACTACGACACAACCGTGGATTTCCGTCCGGAGCTCGCGCGCAAGCTGCGCTTCGACTCGGTCGAGCTCGGCCTGGACGTCCGGGCCGGCCTGGCCTGGCAGTTCCACCCCCGCGTGGGCGTGTTCACCGAGTACCGCTTCACTTACCTGCCGATCGACACCGACGAGGACTCCGACTTCGGCCCGATCGAGGAGCGGGTGGACACGAAGCTCAACACCCACCACATCCTGATGGGGGTCTCCATCCGGTTCTAG
- a CDS encoding LLM class flavin-dependent oxidoreductase: protein MKFSLQLLLTLRDTQTHGEVYAHALEEARLAEAVGFDAVWLAEHHFSPYGICPSLGVLAAAIARETRRVRIGTSVVIAPFAHPLRIAEEWAMVDILSEGRLEFGLGRGYQPKEFAGLGISMEHTRERFEECMEVIRRAWTEERVVFDGRFYQVPGITVFPKPLQRPHPPLWTAAVSPDTYRLAARRGFKILTAPSFTPWEILRKNYDAYLDEWRAAHGGDGGAEIAMNKIIYVAESSRRAREELREPIRWFFATQAGLIADAEGVPPDQYRFYRRVRENLLALTDEQALDQAAIAGDAEEVADKIRAHHEALGITHFMGSFSRGMADQAAVLRSMRLFGEKVLPRFAGA from the coding sequence ATGAAGTTCTCGCTCCAGCTGCTGCTGACGTTGCGGGACACTCAGACGCACGGCGAGGTGTACGCGCATGCCCTGGAGGAAGCCCGGCTGGCCGAAGCCGTGGGCTTCGATGCCGTGTGGCTGGCCGAGCATCACTTCTCCCCCTACGGGATCTGCCCGTCCCTGGGCGTCCTGGCCGCGGCCATCGCGCGGGAAACGCGCCGGGTGCGCATCGGGACGTCGGTCGTCATCGCGCCCTTCGCTCACCCGCTGCGCATCGCCGAAGAGTGGGCCATGGTCGACATCCTCTCCGAGGGGCGGCTGGAGTTCGGGCTGGGCCGGGGCTACCAGCCCAAGGAGTTCGCCGGGCTCGGGATCTCCATGGAGCACACGCGGGAGCGCTTCGAGGAGTGCATGGAGGTGATCCGCCGCGCGTGGACCGAGGAGCGCGTCGTCTTCGACGGCCGGTTCTACCAGGTGCCGGGGATCACCGTGTTCCCCAAGCCGCTCCAGCGACCGCACCCCCCGCTGTGGACGGCCGCGGTCTCCCCCGACACGTACCGCCTGGCTGCCCGGCGCGGCTTCAAGATCCTGACGGCACCCTCGTTCACGCCCTGGGAAATCTTGAGAAAGAACTACGATGCCTATCTGGACGAGTGGCGGGCGGCTCACGGCGGCGACGGCGGAGCCGAGATCGCCATGAACAAGATCATCTACGTGGCCGAGTCGTCCCGGCGGGCCCGCGAAGAGCTCCGGGAGCCGATCCGCTGGTTCTTCGCCACGCAGGCCGGGCTCATCGCCGACGCCGAGGGCGTGCCCCCCGACCAGTACCGATTCTATCGCCGCGTGCGCGAGAACCTGCTGGCCTTGACCGACGAGCAGGCGCTGGACCAGGCGGCCATCGCCGGCGACGCCGAGGAAGTCGCCGACAAGATCCGGGCCCACCACGAGGCGCTGGGGATCACGCACTTCATGGGCTCCTTTTCGCGCGGCATGGCGGATCAGGCCGCGGTGTTACGCTCCATGCGCCTGTTCGGGGAGAAGGTCCTCCCGCGCTTCGCCGGCGCCTGA